A single Acetomicrobium thermoterrenum DSM 13490 DNA region contains:
- a CDS encoding ABC transporter ATP-binding protein, whose product MALLEVRNLTKKFGSLVANNDVSFDVEEGAIVGLIGPNGAGKTTLFNCISGVYKPTSGKVFYEGTDITGWPPHKVARLGAVRTFQVVRPLIDMTVFDNILVGAFLRTSKLEVAFEISESCLKMCHLDDHRDKKAGSLTIGLKKRLELARAMATQPRLLMLDEVMAGLTGTELKEAVDVIKDIKSRGITLLVVEHIMEAIMPIADKVVVLDSGVKIAEGPPSEVVQDERVIAAYLGEKFSKRLREMKA is encoded by the coding sequence ATGGCTTTGCTGGAAGTACGTAACCTAACCAAGAAATTCGGCTCCCTTGTTGCTAACAATGACGTATCCTTTGATGTCGAAGAGGGCGCCATAGTTGGACTAATTGGGCCCAATGGTGCGGGGAAGACGACCCTTTTTAATTGTATCTCAGGAGTTTACAAACCGACTTCCGGAAAGGTCTTTTATGAGGGCACCGATATAACAGGTTGGCCTCCCCATAAAGTCGCTCGCTTGGGAGCAGTTAGGACATTTCAGGTTGTACGTCCTTTGATTGATATGACCGTCTTCGATAATATATTAGTTGGTGCTTTTTTAAGAACCTCCAAACTTGAAGTTGCTTTTGAAATATCAGAATCTTGCCTAAAAATGTGCCATCTTGATGATCACAGGGATAAAAAAGCGGGGAGCCTCACTATTGGCTTAAAAAAACGCCTGGAGTTGGCTAGAGCCATGGCTACGCAGCCGCGCCTCTTGATGCTCGATGAAGTAATGGCCGGGTTGACTGGCACAGAACTAAAAGAAGCCGTTGATGTAATAAAGGACATTAAATCGAGAGGGATCACATTGTTGGTTGTAGAGCATATTATGGAGGCAATTATGCCTATTGCAGACAAAGTCGTTGTATTGGATAGTGGGGTGAAGATAGCGGAAGGGCCACCCAGCGAAGTAGTTCAGGACGAAAGGGTTATAGCTGCATATTTAGGAGAGAAGTTTAGCAAACGACTTAGGGAGATGAAGGCGTGA
- a CDS encoding branched-chain amino acid ABC transporter permease, with product MSCTKRGRKLWYVVLLFIAVLPLIPGPLQSPFAQHVLVLTLLFACMSQAWNILGGYCGQVSFGHSVFFGIGAYGAGMAVVTYGLTPWPGAIIGALLAAIVSLIISYPCFRLKGHYFAIATFAIVEIFNRLFMVWYWVGGALGLDYPIIEEGWKNFMWFQTKTQYYYGAFGLFILIFSFVRWMEANKLGYYLKAVRDGQEAAEALGVNSTAVKLTAIAISAFLAALCGAFFVQYNLRVDPPMVMSLDMSMRFVLITILGGLGTFWGPLLGAAILIPLQEYSRAIWGGLGGGVDLIIFGILIVLIVTRQPKGVMGFINLLTTRFKATKGGDD from the coding sequence ATGAGTTGTACAAAAAGAGGCAGGAAATTGTGGTATGTCGTTCTTCTCTTTATTGCAGTTTTGCCATTAATTCCCGGACCGCTTCAAAGCCCTTTTGCTCAACATGTACTTGTTTTAACCTTGCTTTTTGCATGTATGTCTCAAGCTTGGAATATTTTGGGTGGTTATTGTGGGCAGGTTTCATTTGGCCATTCGGTCTTTTTTGGGATCGGCGCTTATGGAGCTGGCATGGCAGTGGTAACTTACGGCCTTACGCCATGGCCTGGCGCAATAATCGGTGCATTACTCGCAGCGATTGTGTCGCTCATTATAAGTTATCCCTGTTTCAGGCTCAAAGGGCATTATTTTGCCATTGCTACTTTTGCAATAGTAGAAATATTTAACCGACTATTTATGGTTTGGTACTGGGTAGGTGGGGCTCTTGGTCTAGATTATCCCATAATAGAAGAAGGTTGGAAGAATTTCATGTGGTTTCAGACTAAAACTCAGTATTATTACGGTGCTTTTGGACTATTTATCTTGATTTTTTCCTTTGTGCGCTGGATGGAAGCCAATAAATTGGGCTATTACTTGAAAGCCGTTAGGGACGGGCAGGAAGCCGCTGAGGCATTAGGCGTTAACAGCACGGCCGTTAAATTGACTGCGATAGCTATTTCCGCTTTTTTGGCGGCTTTATGCGGAGCTTTTTTTGTGCAGTACAACTTGAGGGTCGATCCGCCAATGGTCATGTCGCTCGATATGTCCATGAGGTTTGTATTGATAACAATCCTCGGAGGATTGGGAACTTTTTGGGGGCCCTTGCTTGGAGCAGCCATACTAATTCCCTTGCAGGAGTATAGTCGTGCAATATGGGGCGGGTTGGGCGGAGGAGTCGACCTGATAATATTCGGAATTTTGATTGTTCTCATCGTAACTCGTCAACCGAAGGGCGTTATGGGTTTCATAAATTTGTTGACTACACGTTTCAAAGCAACAAAGGGAGGCGATGATTGA